tcggagcgtcagtaggccttctttgcacatgtccaaaccaccgtaaccgattttctctcatctttccttcaatttcggctactcctactttaccccggatatcctcattcctaatcttatcctttctcgtgtgcccacacatccaacgaagcatcctcatctccgctacacccattttgtgtacgtgttgatgcttcaccgcccaacattctgtgccatacagcatcgccggccttattgccgtcctataaaattttcccttgagcttcagtggcatacggcggtcacacaacacgccggatgcactcttccacttcatccatccagcttgtattctatggttgagatctccatctaattctccgttcttttgcaagatagatcctaggtaacgaaaacggtcgctctttggtatttcttgatctccgatcctcacccctaactcgttttggcctccatttgcactgaacttgcactccatatattctgtctttgatcggcttaggcgaagacctttagattccaacacttctctccaaaggttaagctttgcatttaccccttcctgagtttcatctatcaacactatatcgtctgcgaaaagcatacaccaaggaatatcatcttgaatatgtcctgttaactcatccattaccaacgcaaaaaggtaaggacttaaggatgagccttgatgtaatcctacagttatggggaagctttcggtttgtccttcatgagttcttacggcagtctttgctccttcatacatatcctgtatagcttggatatatgctactcgtacatACTCCTCTGCCGTAACAATTGCCGCCGCCACCATCGGCAACCGAAGAAGAGGCAAAGAACAAGGCTTCACAAGACAAGAGATCTGTAGAGATGAGGTTGGAGCTTCGCACACGAGTCAACCTATGTCAGTCTCAATCGatcaaagaaaagatcagaaTTGACCTTTGGTCCACCTAACCAACCACCGTAGACTGACTCAAAACGAGAAAAGATCAAAACCTCTTCGTCACCATGTCggtcattttagttttttaaactTATCCATGATGGCATGTTTACTAAACAAAAAcgagaaaagtaaaaaattgaCAAAGATAGAAATGGGGGAAGTAAGAAAGGCCCCTGGTTGATATAATTCCTGATTCTTCCAGGCATTTGGTTACCGATTTCAACACGAAACTTACACAGTTTCATCTCAAATGAATCTTAAGCACATATCATAAGTTTAAATgcctgtaaaaataaaaataaaaatacaagaaaaaggtGAAAAAAGCTGTACTGTCTTTTCTGTCCCTGTCTATCTGCTGGGCATGAGCTTCTATGTAAGAATGCCTATACAAGCCATCAGTTTGCATCAGACTCATCATCACCTGCACATCTAGCTAACTCAAATTCAttaacataaaaataataaaaataaacagcATATAACgagcaaaaattaaaataaaacggAGTGATCGATTACTTACACAATGAGAACTAAAACATAAATAATTACTTTTAACACCAAATCGTTAAATCAGCACAGCGGATGATCTTAGTACCAATTTTTACCATCACCAGTTCAAACATTGTCATAACAACAGAGGAATCCTACATAAGACATTTTTCGCTTAACAACGTATTGACCCACTAATCCTCACCTGATAATGTAACCTACTTACACACAGATTTTGACCGACAATAGATTTAAATATAGTTGCCAAATACCAATGAGGTACAATATACAAACCCTCAGGCGATAAGGCCACTATCGTATGAAAAACAAGCTATAAAACAATCACACCCGAGTAGAAGGCCAGCTTTAGTAAAGTTAGTCTTCCTTAATTATCTCAGTGGTCTTCTCCATGAATCATCAGTGATTGAAACGGAACCCTCTTAATTTCCACTAGTGTTGAATACTCCTCATGCATTGGCTGCTTCCATGGTTCCCCATCCATCTGCATATATGCATTTCTCCATTCCCCACCTCTAACTTCCAACCGAATTGCAGCAGCCTAATCAATACCAGAGTAAGTTTAAGTTGTTAAATAAAAGAGTACCAAATTTCCAGCATATTGAATCACAATGCATGCTTATACCTTAGAAAATAAACAATGTCAGTCACTCTGGACAAATTAACAGGAAAAGGCACAACATCCTCCattcacaaagaaaaaaatatatatattgagaaTTGTATAACCGACTTCAAAAGGCAAACACAAAATGTGTAACAGATTAGGATTATCGATCTAATATGCCTGCACCATAAAGTGTACTACACTAACAACTAAAAGCATCATGAGCATATGTAAACATCAATCTCAGCGTTCACAGTTTCTACAGTGGCTAAAGGTTCATACCCTCGACAATATGAACCTAAAAGGAATTTCCAATTCTTTTAAAATATTGACTAGCAATCCAGATTCCCTTTCTAAGAGCCTTGGCCAAGAGGGAACAGATGAAGCATTCCCAAATAGACGACAGTTGCAtgttattttcttcatttttttcaagTAAACCCTCAATATGCATGTACATGATTAAATAAACAGCTGTCATCTGAATCTTGTTATTAGGCAAGTTCATAAGACCGCATCAAAATTGTCCTGCACCACAGCCACAGGAGTATATTCTtaaatttcatttatcaactACAAATTTTTTaggagtaatgctagggagaccaaattttttaaaccaaatgatgtggctgtagAGGATTGGATTATTAACTAAGTGTCGATTAACGTGcttgtttcttattggtgacacatcatttggtttacaaatttggtctcCTAGCATTATCCATTATTTAGATAGAAGGAAATTTAATTCGTTGAACATATATACTTTGACCAACTAGGACGAGCAGAAGACAAAATGCCATTATTCGAGTACAAAAATGCATCccaaaaattaagattttataCAAAAGCATTCTGATGCTATCAATATGCTAAAACACTTCTGCATGCCATGTAAAACCTTGAGATGATAGCAAGTAAATAGACACTATTGCAGTACCTGAGCAATGTGTTTCGCAGAGATGAGTTCAACCATAACAAAAGATGCATGCCATCCTTGTTTCAGGCCAAAAATTTCAAGAAGGCCATCATCAGCATGGGCTTCCACAAATCCTCTCTGAAACAATAAAGTTTAAGATAACTATTATTAGCTTGCAATTCAGCAGTCACTCTGATAAGCAGGATTCAGTGAGCACATTGAATAAAAGTTGCATGATAACCAAAACTTTAGATTCTACTAGCATAATTCCAGTgtaaacaaaattaatgaaaacaaaGTAACTAGTATACAAACATGAACCAAACTTCCAGGACCTACTTCCAGGCATTCAACAAAAGACAGCTAGGAGCCCAAAATTGCACAAGTAAACTTCCCACCTTTAaacacaaacaacaaaacaaaacatgtttGTGTTGATAGCCTATCCAAAGACAACAGAGTTGCCAGTCACCCGTTagttagccactcatattccaTTGGTTAGTAGTCAAAACTGTTTGATTAGATTTGTTATGAGTAGTTAGCCACTGTTACAGATTCATTAACGCTTAAGCTATTACTCGACTCATTCCTGAAGTGCAACATATATAGTGCTGTACTCATTAGATAATCGATGAAAGCAATTATTGAGTTTCTCTTTATGTTTCAGTCCCTCTCTGTCTGATAGGCAAACAccatataataatataataccTTTTCCAAGTACTCTGGCTTCAGATTACCCCATGGATTTCTTCCACTCCCATAGTTATGAAGATTTAGAACAACAATTGCCCGTACACTGAAAAAAGATATAACATAAGCTATTGCAAAACAGTAACAAATACAGCAAGAGAAGTTTTATTAGTAgcagtactccaaaaatctcattctgcactcctcacaagtgcattttcctttctacaacaacaacaacaacaacaacaaagccttttcccactaagtggggtcggctatatgaatcttagaacgccattgcgctcatttgtgtcatgtcctccgttagatccaagtactcaagtcttttcttagggtctcttccaaagttttcctaggtcttcctctactccttcggccccgaacctctgtcccgtagtcacattttcgaaccggagcgtcagtaggccttctttgcacatgtccaaaccaccggaaccgattttctctcatattttcttcaattttgtctactcctactttacctcggataacctaattcccaatcttatcctttctcgtgtgcccatacatcccacgaagcatcctcatctccgctacacccattttgtgtacgttgatgcttcaccgcccaacattctgtgccatacaacatcgcttgccttattgccgtcctataaaattttcccttgagctttagtggcctacgacggtcacacaacacgccggatgcactcttacacttcatccatccagcttgtattctatggttgagatctccatctaattctccgttctcttgcaagatagatcctaggtagcgaaaacggtcactttttgtgatcttcgctagattgctccggtcattagtgtggataagtatataaatggatatagataggaaagcaaacacaagatgtacgtggttcacccagattggctacgtccacggaatagaggagttctcattaattgtgaagggtttacacaagtacataggttcaagctctcctttaggaagtacaagtgaatgatttagtacaaatgacattaggaaatattgtgggagaatgatctcgtagccacgaaacttctaagtaccggagtgtggtatcgtcttgacttgcctttatctgtctcataggtagatgtgacatcttctctggaagtactcttcctccatccaggggtggtatctgtaactggtggagatgcacaaggtaatgtatcaatttcacttgaagcttacttgtagtttcatgcttggtcaagcgagatacaaaccatgtagtaggagtcccccaagtcgccgagctgggggatctgctgaaagaggtgacagacaaggtaagcaatcagagctccggctgattgttcacattctccctatcttgcaggcagcatgaaggataaagagaagaaaaatgaggagagatgatatgggatacttttgcttttgaagaagtaactttccacaggtttattcttgaactgggctggagggttttctggtttcctccagagtataaggccgactgaagaatttgagggtcaaaacaagtccatcaaatctagagtacgttcgaccttgctgatatgggatacttttgcttttgatagagtagtggatgtatcggcacgtgtgctgttacgcttgtctccacatgcttccttgtatccttctcacttgccctatctgttcctcaggcagatgcggtatcttctctggaagcataagatgttgaagatgagtactcgagagcaatgccaggtaagtaatcaggtaaggggttccaggcagtcagttcctggctggaagcttgattccaagtgctgactaattgctctctttctccttgtcttgcaggtaagaacaaggccaaaggaaaagacagggaaaaagcatgatatgggatactcttgcttttaaccctgatgatatgagatattcttgctctagtatagcttgtttacagaggtattatcggggggaaagaaagctgaatatttcgaaaggctttgttgggagtgccatctcagataagagaaagggttgagcatttttgcaggtctgcctgtccgttagggatggaagtcgacatatataggagtctccctaacatcaagtaataatgctattcctttaccctgcttggttatagcacggtagtgggagctgccagcttcacatgttttaactctgtcagagcactttgaaaaagtggtttgtggtgtctggaaagctgatgttgcgtgtgaagattacagacctgtcgggggtctggctctcgagattcggagaacgatgcctcttcgatttttgagaaagcaatcctgctgggggtctggctctcgagattcggagagcggtgtctcttcgatttttgagaaagtaatcatgttgggagtctggctctcgagattcggagggccgtgcctcttcgattttggagcaagcaatcttgttgggagtgttttctcgaatgtgagtaaaggttgggcatgtttgctagtctaccttgccacgaagcacagaggttgacacacaggaactttcccattatccagcagtggtactgttcctttaccctctcttcgattttgagaaagtaatcatgttgggagtctggctctcgagattcgaagggcggtgcctcttcgattttggagcaagcaatcttgttgggagtgttttctcgaatgtgagtaaaggttgggcatgtttgctagtctaccttgccacgaagcacaaaggttgacacaccgggactttccaattatccagcagtggtactgttcctttaccctctcttcgatttttgagaaagcaatcatgttgggagtctggctctcgagattcggagggcggtgcctcttcgattttggagcaagcaatcttgtttgGAGTGTTttttcgaatgtgagtaaaggttgggcatgtttgctagtctaccttgccacgaagcacagaggttaacacaccgggactttccaattatccagcagtggtactgttcctttacccttgtgggtaataatatggtagctagaccttcaaaatttatgtgtctaaactttgttagtgttgtttctttgcaattcttttacccttcttggtcagagcgatgtagtgggagctgcaagcttcacgtgtctcaactttgtcagagaactttggcaaagttatctgtggtacccatgagctactgttgcgtgtgggaagtgggtgattgaacagtacgattcatgtgttttctacttcgccagaaatcttcgacagaatgcccataatttccgcaaagctgagtgtgcgtgtgacaggtgctgacagggcaggaaaagtaggtgcctcttcgatttctgaaatcggcaCTCGTGGTCTCTGATcagcccatcttttgagaaagcaagcctcttcgatttctgagatcggcctttgtggtctttgagcaacccagcttttgagaaagcaaacacctcttcgatttctgagatcgaccctcgtggtctctgagcagcccagcttttgagaaagcaaacgcctcttcgatttctgagcaggcgcctcttcgatttctgaagcttagtcgagtgcagatttttataggggctgacattaagttccaaagcacacttgaatatccaccagtagaagctccattcttgcacttctaagatcttgatttgtccgacctcttctctcttcaacacctttgaaaatgtctggcccctccgaccgttgttttgacttgaaccttgttgaagaggcagccccgccttctccagacaacatatggcgcccatccttcgtctcccctactggtcctcttaccgttggggattccgtgatgaagaatgatatgaccgctgcggtagtggccaggaaccttctcactcccaaagataacagactactttccaaacggtctgatgagttgtctgttaaggattttctggctctcagtgttcagtgtgcaggttctgtgtctaatatggcccaacgcctatttgctcgaacccgccaagttgaatcattgacggctgaagtgatgagtctcaaacaggagattagagggctcaagcatgagaataaacagttgcaccggctcgcacatgactatgctataaacatgaagaggaagcttgaccagatgaaggaatctgatggtcgggttttacttgatcatcagagatatgtgggtttgttccaaaggcatttattgccttcgtcttctggggctgtaccgcgtaatgaagctccaaatgatcaatctctgatgcctcctccttctagggttttgtccagtactgaggctccgaatgatccccctccggtgccttctctttctggggctctaccgactgctgagacttctcctaagcaacctttgtgaaggctccctcttgtttgtttattttgactcaagtatatgtacatatttgtaacttatcggggatatcaataaataagctttccttcatttcaacgtattgtgttaaatacaccaaagccttcttcgctaagttctttgaattttcttttgttgaagcttgtatgttgaagctttgtgagtagagcatataggttgaggtagtgttcccttaatttcccgagtgaggaaaacttctcggttggagacttggaaaatccaagtcactgagtgggatcggctatatgaatcttagaacaccattgtgttctgtcctgtgtcatgtcctccgttagatccaagtactctaagtcttttcttagggtctcttccaaagttttcctaggtcttcctctgccccttcggccctgaacctctgtcccatagtcgcatcttctaatcggagcgtcagtaggccttctttgcacatgtccaaaccaccgtaaccgattttctctcatctttccttcaatttcggctactcctactttaccctggatatcctcattcctaatcttatcctttctcgtgtgcccacacatccaacgaagcatcctcatctccgctacacccattttgtgtacgtgttgatgcttcaccgcccaacattctgtgccatacagcatcgccggccttattgccgtcctataaaatttttccttgagcttcagtggcatacggcgatcacacaacacgccggatgcactcttccacttcatccatccagcttgtattctatggttgagatctccatctaattctccgttcttttgcaagatagatcctaggtaacgaaaacggtcgctctttggtatttcttgatctccgatcctcacccctaactcgttttggcctccatttgcactgaacttgcactccatatattctgtctttgatcggcttaggcgaagaccttta
The nucleotide sequence above comes from Malus sylvestris chromosome 16, drMalSylv7.2, whole genome shotgun sequence. Encoded proteins:
- the LOC126607091 gene encoding uncharacterized protein LOC126607091, with translation MVAAAIVTAEEYVRVAYIQAIQDMYEGAKTAVRTHEGQTESFPITVGLHQGSSLSPYLFALVMDELTGHIQDDIPWCMLFADDIVLIDETQEGVNAKLNLWREVLESKGLRLSRSKTEYMECKFSANGGQNELGVRIGDQEIPKSDRFRYLGSILQKNGELDGDLNHRIQAGWMKWKSASGVLCDRRMPLKLKGKFYRTAIRPAMLYGTECWAVKHQHVHKMGVAEMRMLRWMCGHTRKDKIRNEDIRGKVGVAEIEGKMRENRLRWFGHVQRRPTDAPIRRCDYGTEVQGRRGRGRLRKTLEGTLRKDLILDLTGDMTQNRA